The region ttaagggaaaaatataaaataatccCATTAACTAATagtcgattttaaaataatctcatgaatttttaagtgtgctAATAAAGTGATCCATCAAACTACCAGGTTCTGctaaaaatgccactttttttgataatacccttattttcttaaaaactaaaataaaaaattaataaaaaacaattttttaaacaaaaaaaattatctaaaaagttaaattaaatttttttaatttcttaatttctttaactttttagctttatatatatatattgttcttGTAATAGTGATTCGTGTTGTAATTTTATTGGCCTTGACGTGGTACACACTACACAACAGAAttcgtcaagtattttgacagaatttgactaaAGGGAGTGATTTATATTTTCGGCATACCGCAAAGACTTCTGAGTTCATTTTAATACCACATagagttaattgtaaatcaagCAAACCACAtgaactaattttacattttttctctttttttttttttttattaagagtgacacatgtcatcattttattggtgttgacgtaGACACTAAGGACTCTGTTAAGTGTTTTAATTGcagagactaaattgttattttggtttatattgatgacctctaaattatttttataccggAAGAAGCgattgtaatttaggctaattacagggattgattttgcatttatccccaaaaaactgtttttttttttcttttgtcttttttgttgtatttatccACCCCCTtggtttattttttcattttttaatttgtttaaaaaatagttttttaattaatttttagacagaaatttcatacaacccacatataagattgacatgtgtcccttgacatgtaagaatcacatgttgttttaatagcatgtgtttctcacatgtttttttaatagcattaataaaaacacatgattttcacgtttaaaaaacacatgtcactcttatatgtgggttgtatgaaatttcttacaaactggtttgtaggaaaattctatccttcattttttattttagtttttaagaaaataagggtactactggaaaaaaaaaatagcatttttggCACGCCTTTGTAGTTTGACGgttcactttagcacacttaaaaatttatgagGCTCTTTTTAAATCAGTTATTAGTTGAGGggacttttttttataatttcctcctctttattttttatctttttttatgaTGGCGGTGGTGGTGTTGGCCATCCTTGATCAAGCTGTGGTGCAACTGTGCAAGCAGGCAacctctccttctctctctctctcaatcaccCCCCATCTCTAACTCCTTTTTCCACGTTTCCCTCCAAGTCTCCAAGTATCTCACTGTCACCGTATAATGATGCTTAGTGGTGGAGCCATGATTTTGTggtgaataattttttttttttttttttttttatatatatatatattttatgaatgaaaataaaatattaaagttgaacacaaaaataattaaaaatattaaaataaaaatcatgattAACTGATtgacaaggttttttttttttaatttttttttttaaaaaaaaacatatactcTTTGAATATGAGATCTCTATCACTACGgtggtaataaaaaataagaaaagaaacccTATGAAGTAACaattgattttacaatttttttataaatataaaaaagttcaATGAACTATCAACCAATTTTAGAATAACCTTCGGATCATTAAGTAcactaatgtgacccatcaaactatcaaaatgtgccaaaaatgtcacttttgtcgaaatattcctataatatcattattctcttaaaaactgaaataaaaaaataaaaaaaaaactatttaaaaaaaataaagaaatttttttaaaaaaaactattaacataaaactaaaaaaaaaaagggggataaatatattttagccccccaaactactaccctttctccggatggccacccaaactaccaatgcttagattctaacctctcaaactaccactttctgattttttggccccatccgttcATTTATGTcgtcaattctaaacaaaaatccgaaaatacccctcatacactttgaaattcccacggttaagggaggggtatttttgagtttttagctaatttttgttagaattgatggcataaatagacggatggagCCAataaatcagaaagtggtagtttggggagccaTAATCTAagcataattggtagtttggggagtcatccggagaaagggtggtagtttgggaggctaaaatatatttaacccaaaaaaaaatcaagaggaaaaggggtggctgccgaattaaaactacaactaaaaatTCTCCATTCTCCATTTAGCCGTGCATGTAAATTGTTGTTCAGATGGTATAAATTGCGGTTTAATACAAGACTtccaaacaagaaaaataaatcaaaggaGAGAGGGGTGCTATATATGGTTAAAAAGGCTATGAAAATTAGACTTGTTTTGATGATGGTGGTGGTGTTCGCTATTCTTCCTCATCAAGCTATGGTGCAAGTAGAAAACCCTTCCTTTTTCTATGATCACTATCTTAATCATCCTCCCTCTCTCACTCCTTTTTTGCATTCCCTTCCAAGTATCTCACTCTCTCCATATAATGATGCTAAACCTCGAAGGCATCGTTCAAGGAAACGAAATCGTCCCAATGAAAAACAAAGTCCTGGTTCAGTGAATACTCCTAcgaaagaagaagagcaagctcgttttttaaaatttgaagaagcaaaaataACGTGTCGCAAAGAGTGTGCGATGAAGTCCAGAGAGAATATAAAAAGCTCAGGTAAGGGTCCCAAGATCAGGCCAAGATATCGTGAATGTTTCAGTGATTGCATAAATAGAGAAATGCATAAATAGAGAAATGCAAGAGCTCTATGATTTTGAATTCGGTATAAATTCCtaacccttctctctctctctctctctctctctctctctctctctctctctcttacttttaatttaattttgcgTAGATTCTTTCCTAATATATGGTGTTAAATAATGGCATCCACAATGCATGTGATgttatttacaaattaaaacatCATATGGTCCCTGACTAGGCTCATAGTAGTTCCCACACTTGACTATTATTAAGTTGAGCATGCATTATTGACATAGTAATTAAGCAGCTGTTGCTTGAAAGAAAGCAATTAATTCATACACGAGGATTAATCCAAGTACTGTTTAGCATAATAAACAAGCTAGCCAACATTCTTCAGTTGGGATTAATAATATGATGTTAGCTCCTATAACGACCAAGTGGAAATTAAGAATCAAATGCTAAATAGGATTGCCAATATTTGCATGACTGCAGCATTTCTACTCCCCCCTCGTCCTTTCATGGGCAACAGAAGATTCCCTGGAGGAAGCTGGGGGATAATTGTTCGTCTACCTAGCTCTGTTCACCATGAAATCCAAAATGTACGTATAGTCTATCTAGTTCTGTTTAATTTGTAGTATACTTTGTAAGATTTTGGTCTTGGTGTATTTTCCATGTTGAGATCTTCAATGAGGAAAAGTATGAATTGTAGGTTGATTCCTTAACAACAAATTAATCTCTCTGCAACTTCATGCATCCATCTGTTTTAAATTTCTCTTTTCATGAGCTAACACTATCATGAAGACCTTATGTGCTCCATACTCTTTTTACACATTCAACTTAGTGTAGCTGACTGATTCTCTTTTAACTCTCTGTTACATGTAGTTTTTATTAGCAGCATACTTTGGTAGTTCTTTAGATTATCAGAACATCTGCTTTAAGATTACAGgatctaatttattttattaatattgttTTTCCCTCAGTCCACAACTGAATTCGATACCATGGTGTCTTACTAATTAAGATATTGGATTTTTTTCTCAGATTGATATATCATGCATGGGGCAGAACTTGTTGGATACACAAACCTTGAAGCAAGTAAGAGATGCTGTTTGGCTGCCTAGATTGTTAGAATCTGTAGATTCCACTATGTCGTTTGAAGACTCCTATGATGGATCTACACAACATTTGATGTCTTTACATTATAGCAGACCATGCGaattggaaatatatatatatatatatatatatgataaagtTTATTGAGTCTTACTCTTTCGCAAAAGGCATCTTAAGAAAATAGGTTTGTTCAAGGCTTACAAAGCTCACAATCCAAGTATATATACCTTGAAAATATGAGACTCTTAACGGTATAAACTTAATTTTGATCTTTCTGTATGGTTCAGTTGGGTGGAAGTATTTGAAAAGAAAGATCTGCATGGATTTCAGCTTTTAGTTTAAATGGCTTGAATAAATTatgaaaagtataaaatttgacTAGTGGTGAAAAAATCATGAATGGTACAAGGTgttatttcaaattcaattttgCCTAAAAACTCAATTCCATCATGTGTTTTACTAGTAACTCCTGATCAAATCCATGAGCAACCGTCCTTTTGTTGAAAACAGTACTTACGATTTGCAATGCTTCATGGTTTAGCCCTACTGAAATGGTACAATTGTCATTGTCGAATTTGAACTTGTACGCAGAGTACTAGCAACAAATTCTTTATAATCCATTCTTTACCTTAAATAGaagaaaattctgaaaaaaaaaaaaaaagggttttttttattaatttcttatttttagtttttaagagaataagggcattattgaaaaaaatggcatttttgaCACATATTGATAGTTTTatgggtcactttagcacacttagAAATTCATtaggctattttaaaatcgcctGTTAGTtaaggggatttttttttaatatttcccTTAATTATTATATCGTGGCCTTTCATGTTTGGGTTAACTATACTTTAGCTCACTCAACTAACAACCATTTTTATAGAGGCTTACGAACTAACAGACGTGACACTTAAACCCATCAAATGTTTATAAGTGCATTGGAAAGAAGAATTACTTATTATTAAATTGTGATAAATGaatatggtatatatcatcATGTACAGATGACAGACATACAGTTATAAGAGCTTAATTCTATGGCTCAGagatttatgtttatgtttaatatttggtTTTGTATTCAATAGTTTTATAGCGTGACCGTCACAACCATATTTGATTGGTAGTCACTATAAACTGACATCATTAATAGCGTCCAGGCTATTAATTTTATCAATCCTTCCTCGtttgtgacaataaaaatttcaCAATTTCACCTTGCAATAAGACTTGATTTATTTCTAAACTACACTTATTATAAAGTACCAAGTTGTAGAAACTTCTAACTTTAACCAAAAGTCATGGCTTCGACCATCATTTAATATTGTATTTCTATCAAAAGAATGGCTCTTTGTTATGC is a window of Alnus glutinosa chromosome 4, dhAlnGlut1.1, whole genome shotgun sequence DNA encoding:
- the LOC133867206 gene encoding uncharacterized protein LOC133867206, whose product is MVKKAMKIRLVLMMVVVFAILPHQAMVQVENPSFFYDHYLNHPPSLTPFLHSLPSISLSPYNDAKPRRHRSRKRNRPNEKQSPGSVNTPTKEEEQARFLKFEEAKITCRKECAMKSRENIKSSAFLLPPRPFMGNRRFPGGSWGIIVRLPSSVHHEIQNIDISCMGQNLLDTQTLKQVRDAVWLPRLLESVDSTMSFEDSYDGSTQHLMSLHYSRPCELEIYIYIYIYDKVY